One segment of Capnocytophaga sp. oral taxon 878 DNA contains the following:
- a CDS encoding leucine-rich repeat domain-containing protein translates to MLKTIKITMLLFIAAIITQCKKEDEQPQPVFNPFTIEKNEVALTEGQTEVVKITSGNNDYKIIETQTSKNIAAATLTADKTAISITAKTAGETKISVIDNKVPDQIKFIVIKVSKQPNPFTLEKTALEVEVGKTAELNITSGNGDYQLTQTESSKAIATLTVSSTAQKITVNALAEGTATATITDVKTNNHITFTITVVDNTPKVFQLEKTELNIKIGETAQLKILNGKGKYSTQYPSYPQATISFENNLLKIKANQLPGFFELLVIDEISAQTASLTVYVTPHSNADFQLSADGTTLLKWTGSTTTPIDMNTNLYLSKVTTIGENAFANTQLERIFLTKKIKSIKNRAFYNTKVTYLALEETALTEIGAEAFKGTPIADIHLPNTLTTIGEAAFEGCKALTLNALPTQLTAIAPNTFANTGVTTMRIPQKVSSIGQGAFKGCDLKSIEIGATTPPTLAKDAIPTTIQYIQVPEGTANAYKAAVNWSDYANVID, encoded by the coding sequence ATGTTAAAAACGATCAAAATCACTATGCTGCTCTTCATCGCAGCCATCATTACTCAATGTAAAAAAGAAGACGAACAACCACAACCTGTGTTCAACCCTTTTACAATTGAAAAAAATGAAGTAGCTCTTACTGAGGGACAAACTGAAGTAGTGAAAATCACTTCCGGCAATAACGATTATAAAATTATCGAGACCCAAACAAGCAAAAATATTGCTGCCGCTACTCTTACTGCCGATAAAACGGCTATAAGTATTACTGCTAAAACGGCTGGAGAAACCAAAATTTCAGTTATCGATAATAAAGTGCCAGACCAAATTAAGTTTATTGTTATAAAAGTTAGCAAACAGCCGAACCCCTTTACACTCGAAAAAACTGCTCTTGAAGTAGAAGTAGGCAAAACAGCCGAACTAAATATTACCTCCGGTAATGGCGATTACCAGCTTACACAAACCGAAAGCAGCAAGGCTATAGCTACCCTTACAGTTAGCAGTACAGCTCAAAAAATAACTGTCAATGCTCTTGCCGAAGGTACAGCTACCGCTACTATAACCGATGTAAAAACCAATAACCACATAACATTCACTATTACAGTTGTTGATAATACCCCTAAAGTCTTTCAACTTGAAAAAACAGAACTCAATATTAAAATAGGTGAAACAGCACAACTGAAAATACTTAACGGTAAAGGAAAATACAGCACACAGTACCCCTCTTACCCACAAGCTACAATCTCTTTTGAAAACAACCTGCTTAAAATCAAAGCTAACCAATTACCAGGCTTTTTTGAATTGTTAGTAATTGATGAGATTTCAGCCCAAACAGCCTCCCTCACTGTCTATGTAACTCCTCATTCTAATGCCGATTTCCAACTTAGTGCCGATGGAACTACCTTACTTAAGTGGACAGGATCTACTACCACACCTATCGATATGAATACCAACCTTTATTTAAGTAAGGTTACAACTATTGGCGAAAATGCCTTTGCCAATACCCAGTTGGAACGAATATTTCTTACTAAAAAAATTAAAAGCATTAAAAACAGAGCCTTTTATAATACAAAAGTAACATATTTAGCCCTTGAAGAAACAGCTTTAACCGAAATAGGTGCCGAGGCATTTAAAGGAACTCCCATTGCCGATATACACCTTCCTAATACACTTACAACTATAGGCGAAGCAGCCTTTGAAGGTTGCAAAGCGCTTACATTAAATGCTTTGCCTACTCAGCTTACAGCTATTGCTCCCAATACTTTTGCCAATACAGGCGTTACCACTATGCGCATACCTCAAAAGGTAAGTAGTATAGGGCAAGGAGCCTTTAAAGGTTGCGATCTCAAATCAATAGAAATAGGCGCTACTACACCACCTACTTTAGCCAAAGACGCAATTCCTACCACCATTCAGTACATACAAGTACCCGAAGGCACTGCCAATGCTTACAAAGCAGCTGTTAATTGGAGTGATTATGCCAATGTGATAGATTAA
- a CDS encoding Fic family protein produces the protein MEQFKAGTYINQGYYKSFQPMFINREWQMHDMDVLQLLSQADRHLGRLDMYSEYVNIEMFIQMHIAKEATQSSRIEGTQTNIEDTFLEKKEVVSEKRNDWEEVQNYILAMKEAVELLHTLPFSSRLIRQTHKILLQGVRGEHKQPGEYRVSQNWIGGATINDAVFVPPVHTSLSELMSDLEKFANDDSNPLPDLLKIAIIHYQFETIHPFLDGNGRVGRLLITLYLVSKGILKRPILYLSDFFERNRALYYDNLTRVRTHNNISQWLKFFLTGVIETAKKGVSTFDAILQLQHTIDAKIKELGSNKYKDTNKLVAFMYQNPVVDAQKISSVIGKSHKTTYNLIAELEKIGVLKETTGASRGKIYVFKDYIDLFKK, from the coding sequence ATGGAACAGTTTAAAGCCGGCACTTATATCAATCAAGGATATTACAAAAGTTTCCAGCCTATGTTTATTAACCGAGAATGGCAGATGCACGATATGGATGTGCTACAACTGCTCAGTCAGGCTGATAGACACTTAGGTAGATTGGATATGTATTCAGAATATGTGAATATTGAAATGTTTATCCAAATGCATATTGCTAAAGAAGCTACTCAATCATCAAGAATAGAGGGAACACAAACCAATATAGAAGATACATTTTTAGAGAAAAAAGAAGTAGTGTCAGAAAAAAGAAATGATTGGGAAGAAGTGCAAAATTATATTTTAGCTATGAAAGAAGCAGTGGAACTATTACATACATTGCCTTTCTCTTCACGACTGATACGACAAACACACAAAATATTACTACAAGGGGTACGAGGCGAACATAAACAACCAGGTGAATATCGTGTAAGCCAAAATTGGATAGGTGGGGCTACAATAAACGATGCAGTATTTGTACCTCCAGTACACACTTCATTATCAGAATTGATGTCAGATTTAGAGAAATTTGCTAATGATGATTCCAATCCTCTACCCGACTTGCTGAAAATAGCAATTATACATTACCAATTTGAAACTATTCACCCCTTTCTAGATGGTAATGGACGAGTAGGACGATTGCTCATAACACTTTACTTGGTAAGTAAAGGAATTCTCAAGAGACCCATATTGTATTTATCTGATTTTTTTGAACGTAATAGAGCCTTGTACTATGATAATCTTACAAGGGTACGAACGCATAACAATATCAGTCAATGGCTAAAGTTTTTCCTTACAGGAGTAATTGAAACAGCCAAAAAAGGTGTCTCAACTTTTGATGCAATACTTCAGTTACAACATACCATTGATGCTAAAATAAAAGAGTTAGGCTCAAATAAATATAAAGATACTAATAAGTTAGTCGCTTTTATGTATCAAAATCCAGTAGTAGATGCTCAAAAAATAAGTAGTGTGATAGGAAAATCACATAAAACTACTTATAACTTAATAGCCGAATTGGAAAAAATAGGCGTTCTAAAAGAAACAACTGGAGCATCACGAGGAAAAATTTATGTATTTAAAGATTATATAGATTTATTTAAAAAGTAA
- the mraY gene encoding phospho-N-acetylmuramoyl-pentapeptide-transferase gives MFYHLLENLEKFYDFPGSGLYKYLSFRAGLALMLSLLISTIYGKRIIRLLQRKQIGETVRDLGLTGQNEKAGTPTMGGIIIILATLIPVLLLAKLDNVYTILLIITTVWMGTIGFLDDYIKTFRKNKDGLKGRFKVLGQVGLGIIVGATLYFNENVTIKNEKTGIGRARTEVVTSMPAENIVPEVKSTKTTIPFVKNNEFDYADLIAWTGDNYHHYVWLIFIPIVILIVTAVSNGANLTDGIDGLAAGSSAIIVLTLGIFAWVSGNVIFSEYLNIMYIPRVGEMTVFIAAFAGALVGFLWYNTYPAQVFMGDTGSLTIGGIIAVIAIAVRKELLIPILCGIFLIENLSVILQVAYFKYTKKKYGEGRRIFLMSPLHHHYQKKGYHESKIVMRFLIVGIFLAVISIVTLKIR, from the coding sequence ATGTTTTATCATCTGTTAGAAAACCTTGAAAAATTCTATGACTTTCCTGGGTCAGGTTTGTACAAATACTTATCATTTAGGGCAGGCTTAGCACTAATGTTATCCTTGCTTATTTCTACTATCTATGGCAAGCGCATCATACGTCTACTACAGCGCAAACAGATAGGTGAAACAGTTCGCGACCTCGGGCTTACAGGGCAGAATGAAAAAGCAGGTACTCCTACTATGGGCGGTATTATCATTATTCTTGCTACCCTTATACCCGTACTATTGCTGGCAAAGTTAGATAATGTGTACACCATTTTGCTTATCATTACTACTGTCTGGATGGGTACTATCGGTTTTCTAGATGATTATATCAAAACCTTCCGCAAAAATAAGGACGGACTAAAAGGACGCTTTAAGGTACTCGGTCAGGTAGGTTTGGGTATTATTGTAGGGGCTACACTTTACTTTAATGAAAATGTAACTATAAAAAATGAAAAAACAGGTATTGGGCGCGCTCGTACCGAAGTGGTTACCTCTATGCCTGCCGAGAACATAGTGCCCGAAGTGAAATCTACCAAAACAACTATTCCTTTTGTAAAAAACAATGAATTTGACTATGCCGACCTTATTGCTTGGACAGGCGATAACTACCACCATTACGTATGGCTTATCTTTATTCCTATTGTTATACTTATAGTAACAGCAGTTTCCAATGGTGCCAACCTTACCGATGGTATTGATGGCTTAGCAGCAGGAAGTTCGGCTATTATAGTGCTTACCTTGGGTATCTTTGCGTGGGTATCAGGTAACGTAATTTTCTCAGAATATCTCAATATTATGTACATACCACGTGTGGGCGAAATGACAGTGTTTATAGCTGCTTTTGCAGGAGCCTTAGTAGGCTTTTTGTGGTACAACACCTATCCAGCCCAAGTATTTATGGGCGATACAGGTAGCCTTACCATTGGGGGTATTATAGCTGTGATAGCTATAGCAGTGCGTAAGGAACTGCTTATACCCATATTATGTGGTATTTTCTTGATAGAGAACTTGTCTGTAATACTGCAAGTAGCTTATTTTAAATATACAAAGAAGAAATATGGTGAAGGACGACGTATCTTTTTAATGTCGCCTTTACATCACCATTATCAAAAGAAGGGCTATCACGAAAGTAAAATAGTAATGCGCTTCCTTATTGTAGGAATTTTCTTAGCAGTTATTAGTATTGTAACACTAAAAATCAGATAG
- a CDS encoding alpha/beta fold hydrolase has translation MNIKIKDSPHIYLMPGMAASPKIFEHLQFPPHYNVHLLDWITPEKNESLAHYASRIAEDITTPYPILLGVSFGGIIMQEVAKQLPNYEKIVVISSVKTQHELPKKMLLARYTSLHKLLPTSAISNLEFWKRFSFSEVISKRLALYEKYIGMRSPAYLDWSIDKIVNWQQEAPLPRTLHIHGDKDPVFPIQYIKNAVVVTNGTHIMIINRYKWFNEKLIPLIND, from the coding sequence ATGAATATAAAAATAAAAGATTCGCCACACATATACCTAATGCCTGGTATGGCTGCAAGCCCCAAAATATTTGAGCATTTGCAGTTTCCGCCGCACTACAATGTGCACTTGTTAGACTGGATAACGCCTGAAAAAAATGAGTCGTTAGCGCATTATGCTAGCCGGATAGCTGAGGATATTACTACCCCCTACCCTATTCTTTTGGGTGTATCATTCGGGGGGATTATTATGCAAGAGGTAGCTAAGCAGCTTCCTAATTATGAGAAAATAGTTGTTATATCGAGTGTAAAAACCCAACACGAGCTACCTAAAAAGATGTTACTGGCACGTTATACCTCATTACACAAACTACTACCTACTAGTGCTATCAGCAATTTGGAGTTTTGGAAGCGCTTTTCTTTTTCGGAAGTAATAAGCAAGCGACTTGCCCTTTATGAAAAGTATATAGGAATGCGTTCGCCTGCTTACTTAGACTGGTCGATTGATAAGATAGTAAACTGGCAACAAGAAGCACCGCTACCCCGCACCCTTCACATTCACGGTGATAAAGACCCCGTATTCCCGATACAATATATAAAAAATGCCGTGGTAGTAACCAACGGCACTCATATTATGATTATCAATCGTTATAAATGGTTTAACGAGAAGCTAATCCCTCTAATTAACGACTGA
- a CDS encoding GNAT family N-acetyltransferase: MEVIDNEFSRQYQAKLNGEHAFIDYAIQERKIFLTKTLLPQSATEALVDEFFKGAVDMIAHKKYKVVPVCPVAISFFKRNKQYKEVLSAGIRI; the protein is encoded by the coding sequence ATGGAAGTAATTGATAATGAATTTTCTCGGCAGTATCAGGCAAAACTCAATGGAGAACATGCTTTTATTGATTACGCTATACAAGAGCGTAAAATATTTCTTACTAAAACCCTGTTGCCACAATCAGCAACCGAGGCGCTTGTCGATGAATTTTTTAAAGGAGCAGTTGATATGATAGCTCATAAAAAATACAAGGTAGTGCCTGTATGTCCTGTGGCTATTAGCTTTTTCAAGCGCAACAAGCAATATAAAGAGGTACTTTCAGCCGGTATACGAATATAG
- a CDS encoding D-2-hydroxyacid dehydrogenase has protein sequence MKAVFLDRNTLSERIDVDIPKGVNQWVAFQKTAPDEIVQRLKPADIAIVNKVKLDEATLRQLPNLKLIHLTATGMDNIDKEAAKALGIEVKNVAGYSTESVTEHFFLLLLSAMRALKTYHASVADGTWQKDGRFCLTEPPVLELHGKTLGIIGVGNIGKQITQAAKVFGMRVLWAERQGKVPRNDQYTEFDKVLAQSDIISINCPLTPETKHLVNEDFISKLRKKPLIINVARGAVVDPQAVYEAIESNRIMGFATDVFEQEPPLENDPLLKIANHPRVIYTPHIAWASEHAQDKLWRILKKQVEDFIVKYKAAHKENDKKA, from the coding sequence ATGAAAGCAGTATTTTTAGACCGTAACACGCTATCCGAGCGTATCGATGTTGATATCCCTAAAGGTGTAAATCAATGGGTGGCATTCCAAAAAACCGCCCCCGATGAAATTGTACAACGCTTAAAGCCAGCCGATATAGCTATAGTGAACAAGGTGAAATTAGATGAGGCTACTCTTAGGCAGTTGCCTAACCTCAAACTCATACATCTTACTGCTACAGGTATGGATAATATTGATAAAGAGGCGGCTAAAGCTTTAGGTATCGAAGTAAAAAATGTAGCTGGCTACTCTACCGAAAGTGTTACCGAACATTTCTTCTTATTGTTGCTTTCGGCTATGCGTGCCTTAAAAACTTATCACGCTAGCGTTGCTGATGGTACTTGGCAAAAAGATGGTCGTTTTTGTCTTACAGAGCCTCCTGTATTGGAACTCCATGGCAAAACTTTAGGTATTATAGGGGTAGGTAACATAGGTAAGCAAATAACTCAAGCTGCTAAAGTATTTGGTATGCGCGTACTTTGGGCTGAACGCCAAGGTAAAGTTCCTCGTAACGACCAGTATACTGAGTTTGATAAGGTGTTAGCACAGAGTGATATAATCTCTATCAACTGTCCTCTAACTCCCGAAACTAAACATTTAGTAAATGAAGACTTTATATCTAAACTTCGCAAAAAACCATTGATTATAAATGTAGCACGTGGCGCTGTGGTTGATCCTCAAGCTGTGTATGAAGCTATTGAAAGTAACCGTATTATGGGCTTTGCTACCGATGTGTTTGAACAAGAACCTCCGTTGGAAAATGACCCATTACTTAAAATAGCTAACCATCCTCGTGTTATTTACACCCCTCACATTGCTTGGGCTAGCGAACACGCACAAGATAAACTATGGCGTATTCTTAAAAAACAAGTAGAAGATTTTATAGTAAAATACAAAGCTGCACATAAAGAAAATGATAAGAAAGCATAA
- the serC gene encoding 3-phosphoserine/phosphohydroxythreonine transaminase: MRKHNFSAGPSILAPEVFQKASEAIINFEGSGLSVIEISHRSKEFLRVIERARALALEIAGLGDEYEALYLHGGASTQFLMVPYNLLQTKAAYIDTGTWASKAQKEAALFGETDVIASSKADGYKYIPKGVTVPTDADYLHITTNNTIYGTEYHHLPETRVPLVADMSSDIFSRPLDYSKFGLIYAGSQKNLGASGSTLVMVKKELLGKVTRKLPSMMDYQLHIKNDSLYNTPATFAIYVNLLVLEWIQAQGGLKALGLCNKTKADLLYNEIDRNPLTIGYANKEDRSLMNVVFNLTDESTQERFDALCKEADISGIKGHRSVGGYRASIYNALPLESVEVLVEVLKEFERRG; the protein is encoded by the coding sequence ATAAGAAAGCATAATTTCAGTGCAGGACCCTCTATATTGGCTCCTGAGGTTTTTCAAAAAGCCTCAGAAGCTATTATTAATTTTGAAGGTTCTGGCTTATCGGTAATCGAGATATCACATCGTAGTAAGGAGTTTTTAAGAGTAATAGAGCGCGCTCGTGCCTTAGCATTGGAAATAGCTGGGTTGGGTGATGAATATGAGGCACTTTACTTACACGGTGGGGCAAGTACTCAGTTCCTAATGGTACCTTATAATCTGTTACAAACCAAAGCGGCTTATATAGATACTGGTACGTGGGCTAGCAAAGCTCAAAAAGAGGCTGCTTTATTTGGTGAAACTGATGTGATAGCTAGTTCTAAAGCCGATGGCTATAAGTATATTCCTAAAGGGGTTACTGTACCTACCGATGCCGATTACCTACATATTACTACTAATAATACTATCTATGGTACCGAGTATCACCATTTGCCAGAAACCAGAGTGCCTTTAGTAGCCGATATGAGTTCAGATATTTTCTCACGTCCATTGGACTATTCTAAATTTGGACTTATTTATGCAGGTTCACAAAAAAACTTAGGGGCTTCGGGGTCTACTTTAGTAATGGTGAAAAAGGAATTGTTGGGTAAAGTGACTAGAAAGCTGCCTTCAATGATGGATTACCAGCTGCATATCAAGAATGATAGTTTGTACAATACCCCAGCTACTTTTGCTATATATGTCAATCTATTAGTATTGGAGTGGATACAAGCACAAGGCGGATTAAAAGCCTTAGGACTATGTAACAAAACTAAAGCCGATTTGCTTTATAATGAAATTGACCGAAATCCATTAACGATAGGGTATGCTAATAAAGAAGACCGCTCTCTAATGAATGTCGTATTTAACCTTACCGATGAAAGTACCCAAGAGCGTTTTGATGCTCTTTGTAAAGAAGCTGATATTAGTGGTATAAAAGGACATCGTAGTGTAGGAGGTTATCGTGCTTCAATTTATAATGCCCTTCCTTTGGAAAGTGTTGAGGTGTTAGTAGAAGTGCTTAAAGAGTTTGAAAGAAGAGGGTAA
- a CDS encoding type IX secretion system membrane protein PorP/SprF: MIKKVFLSISATLFCTVLFAQQESQYTQYMYNTMLFNPAYTGSREVGSLFGTFRTQWVGIKGAPTNGSVSYHQPMQSLRNVGLGGSIFRESIGPQSQTELAVDVSYTINFENSKLAFGLQGSGSIFQIDYDELRKQDATDVSLIGKESVFSPNLGAGVYWYTNKYYLGFSVPNMLETSHYKNNSVSVLKNSQHLYLIGGYVFDLNDNVKFKPAVLSKVAFGAPLQVDASLNFMFNEKFVLGAAYRWSAAVSVMAGFQINDRWFAGYGYDYETTELSKYNSGSHEIFLRYELVKTYKKIVSPRFF; encoded by the coding sequence ATGATTAAAAAAGTATTTTTATCAATCTCTGCAACGCTGTTTTGTACAGTGCTATTTGCGCAACAAGAGTCGCAATATACACAATATATGTACAATACAATGTTATTTAACCCAGCTTATACAGGCTCACGTGAGGTAGGTAGCCTTTTTGGTACTTTCCGTACTCAGTGGGTGGGTATTAAAGGAGCGCCTACTAATGGTAGTGTGAGTTACCACCAGCCTATGCAATCGTTGCGTAATGTAGGTTTAGGAGGTTCTATTTTTCGTGAAAGTATAGGGCCACAATCACAAACTGAACTAGCTGTGGATGTATCGTACACTATCAATTTTGAAAACTCTAAATTGGCTTTTGGATTGCAAGGTTCTGGTAGTATATTCCAAATAGATTATGATGAACTACGCAAGCAGGATGCTACTGATGTGAGTTTGATAGGTAAAGAAAGTGTATTTTCTCCTAACTTAGGGGCAGGAGTTTATTGGTACACCAATAAGTATTACTTAGGTTTTTCGGTGCCTAATATGTTGGAGACAAGTCATTATAAGAACAATTCGGTATCAGTGCTTAAAAATAGTCAGCACTTGTATTTAATAGGAGGTTATGTTTTTGACTTGAATGATAATGTGAAGTTTAAGCCAGCGGTGTTATCAAAAGTAGCATTTGGAGCTCCTTTGCAAGTAGATGCTTCTTTGAACTTTATGTTCAATGAGAAGTTTGTGTTGGGAGCGGCTTATCGCTGGTCGGCAGCGGTGAGTGTAATGGCAGGCTTCCAGATAAACGATCGTTGGTTTGCTGGTTATGGTTATGACTATGAAACCACTGAGTTATCAAAATACAACTCGGGTTCGCACGAGATATTCTTGCGTTATGAATTGGTGAAGACTTACAAGAAGATTGTTTCACCACGTTTCTTTTAA
- a CDS encoding OmpA family protein: protein MKLLKFILALCCTSIAFAQPERELEKAKEMYKNFAYIDAIKIYEKIAKKGYVNQELLESLGNAYYYNAEYKNALTWYEQLFEEGKYNVKPEYYYRYAQALKSVGKYTESDKLMAQFAELTGNADTRAVLFEENKDYQEVIQGNSGRLELHPVSINTEYSEYGPSFYQDKIVFTAANSGRTSKGGVSQWTGESYYDLYMADRDKEALSNKKFFSTTLNTPFNESTAVFTKDGNTVYFTRNNYVNRRVGTNIENTILLKILRATKDANGNWGNVVEIPFNSDQYNVAHPALSPDEKYLYFASDMEGTLGSSDIFRVEILGDNKYSTPENLGNIINTSGRESFPFISKNNILYYSSDGFPGLGGLDIFAVKFYDNGTVSKPINIGMPGNSADDDFCFVMDSDTKIGFLTSNRPGGKGKDDIYSFFEEKPLLFDCERMIKGVLKDSENKDVIADGLIILSDKTMKEVARQRTKSDGTFSFDKVNCKDLYYYLRAEIGNYETTEVKVDLDSEGDIFYEFMIKPREIAIDKNIDLAKILNIKEIYFDLDKSNIRPDAAVELAKIVEVMKEHPAMKIDIRSHTDSRASDDYNLKLSDRRAKSTMEWIVKQGIDRKRLTAKGYGETQLVNGCSNGVPCTEEEHQANRRSEFIVVSMGE from the coding sequence ATGAAGCTATTAAAATTTATTTTAGCCTTATGTTGTACTTCAATTGCATTTGCCCAGCCAGAACGTGAGTTGGAAAAAGCAAAAGAGATGTACAAAAACTTCGCCTATATTGATGCTATCAAAATTTATGAAAAGATAGCTAAGAAGGGATATGTAAATCAGGAATTGTTGGAGAGTTTAGGAAATGCTTATTACTACAATGCTGAATATAAAAATGCCTTAACTTGGTATGAACAACTTTTTGAAGAAGGGAAATACAATGTAAAACCCGAATACTATTATCGTTACGCACAAGCACTTAAATCAGTAGGAAAATATACCGAATCAGATAAGTTAATGGCACAGTTTGCCGAACTTACAGGTAATGCTGATACTCGTGCCGTATTGTTTGAAGAAAATAAAGACTATCAGGAAGTAATTCAGGGTAATTCAGGACGTTTAGAGTTACACCCTGTATCTATTAATACTGAATATTCAGAATATGGACCTTCTTTTTATCAAGATAAGATAGTTTTTACAGCTGCAAATAGCGGAAGAACCTCAAAAGGAGGCGTTTCTCAGTGGACAGGAGAGAGTTATTACGATTTGTATATGGCTGATCGTGATAAAGAAGCCTTGTCTAATAAGAAGTTTTTCTCTACTACACTAAATACTCCTTTTAATGAATCAACAGCTGTTTTTACTAAGGATGGGAATACCGTTTATTTTACACGTAATAACTATGTAAACCGTAGAGTGGGTACTAATATTGAGAATACTATTTTATTGAAAATATTACGTGCGACCAAGGATGCTAACGGAAATTGGGGTAATGTAGTTGAAATACCTTTTAATAGTGACCAATATAATGTGGCACACCCCGCATTGAGCCCAGATGAAAAGTATTTATACTTTGCATCAGATATGGAAGGAACTCTAGGGAGTTCAGATATTTTTCGTGTAGAAATATTAGGAGATAATAAATATAGTACTCCTGAAAACTTAGGTAATATTATTAACACATCAGGACGTGAGTCATTTCCATTTATTTCAAAAAATAATATTCTTTACTACTCATCAGATGGTTTCCCTGGTTTAGGAGGCTTGGATATTTTTGCTGTAAAATTCTATGATAACGGTACTGTTTCTAAACCTATTAACATTGGTATGCCTGGTAATAGTGCTGATGATGACTTCTGTTTTGTAATGGATAGTGATACTAAAATAGGTTTTCTTACCTCAAACCGCCCAGGTGGTAAAGGTAAAGATGATATTTATAGCTTTTTTGAAGAAAAACCTCTCTTGTTTGACTGTGAAAGAATGATTAAAGGAGTACTTAAAGACTCAGAAAATAAAGATGTTATTGCAGATGGCCTTATTATCCTTTCAGATAAAACAATGAAAGAGGTAGCCCGCCAACGCACTAAATCTGATGGTACATTCAGCTTTGATAAGGTAAATTGTAAAGATTTATATTATTATTTACGTGCCGAGATAGGTAACTATGAAACTACTGAGGTGAAAGTAGATTTAGATTCAGAAGGAGATATCTTCTATGAGTTTATGATTAAACCTCGTGAAATAGCTATTGATAAAAATATTGATTTAGCTAAAATACTTAATATCAAAGAAATTTACTTTGATTTGGATAAATCAAATATACGACCTGATGCCGCTGTTGAGTTAGCTAAGATTGTAGAGGTAATGAAAGAACATCCTGCTATGAAGATAGATATCCGTTCACATACTGATAGTCGTGCTTCTGATGATTACAACCTCAAATTATCTGATCGTCGTGCTAAATCTACTATGGAATGGATAGTGAAACAAGGCATAGATCGCAAACGACTTACTGCTAAAGGCTATGGTGAAACTCAACTTGTTAATGGATGCTCTAATGGTGTTCCTTGTACTGAAGAAGAACATCAGGCTAATCGTCGTAGTGAGTTTATAGTAGTAAGTATGGGTGAATAA
- the tatC gene encoding twin-arginine translocase subunit TatC, with translation MSFLDHLEELRWHIIRSVVAVVLVAVVAFLCKDFIFSIIFAPKNGDFFIYRMFCEIGHWFKFESAFCTQELPFTIQSRTMAGQFSAHIWTSIWAGVIIAFPYILYQLWSFIAPGLYENERKLARGFILIASLLFFLGVLFGYYLITPLSVNFLGSYSVSPEVKNQIDIDSYISVVRSSVLSCGIVFELPIIIYFLTKLGVVTPVFMRKYRKHAVVVVLIIAAVITPPDVTSQIIVAIPIMILYEISIFISAYVLKKNKNKVT, from the coding sequence ATGTCATTCTTAGATCATTTAGAAGAATTGCGCTGGCATATTATACGCTCAGTAGTAGCAGTGGTGTTAGTAGCAGTAGTAGCATTTCTTTGCAAAGACTTTATATTTAGCATTATTTTTGCTCCCAAAAATGGTGATTTTTTCATCTATAGAATGTTCTGTGAAATAGGTCATTGGTTTAAATTTGAAAGTGCTTTTTGCACGCAAGAATTACCTTTTACTATCCAAAGCCGTACTATGGCAGGTCAATTCTCAGCACATATCTGGACATCTATTTGGGCAGGTGTAATTATAGCATTCCCTTATATACTATATCAACTTTGGAGTTTTATTGCTCCAGGCTTATATGAAAATGAACGTAAGTTGGCAAGAGGATTTATCCTCATTGCCTCCTTACTGTTCTTTTTAGGGGTACTATTTGGTTATTATCTAATAACACCTTTATCAGTCAACTTTTTAGGTTCATATTCGGTAAGCCCAGAGGTAAAAAATCAAATAGATATAGATTCATATATTTCGGTAGTGCGCTCATCAGTGCTTTCCTGTGGCATTGTTTTTGAGTTACCCATTATTATCTATTTCCTTACTAAATTGGGAGTGGTGACTCCTGTTTTTATGCGAAAATATCGCAAACATGCTGTGGTAGTAGTGCTTATTATAGCAGCAGTAATTACTCCTCCCGATGTAACAAGCCAAATAATTGTGGCTATACCAATTATGATTTTGTATGAAATAAGTATTTTTATTTCAGCTTATGTTTTAAAAAAGAACAAAAATAAGGTAACTTAA